NNNNNNNNNNNNNNNNNNNNNNNNNNNNNNNNNNNNNNNNNNNNNNNNNNNNNNNNNNNNNNNNNNNNNNNNNNNNNNNNNNNNNNNNNNNNNNNNNNNNNNNNNNNNNNNNNNNNNNNNNNNNNNNNNNNNNNNNNNNNNNNNNNNNNNNNNNNNNNNNNNNNNNNNNNNNNNNNNNNNNNNNNNNNNNNNNNNNNNNNNNNNNNNNNNNNNNNNNNNNNNNNNNNNNNNNNNNNNNNNNNNNNNNNNNNNNNNNNNNNNNNNNNNNNNNNNNNNNNNNNNNNNNNNNNNNNNNNNNNNNNNNNNNNNNNNNNNNNNNNNNNNNNNNNNNNNNNNNNNNNNNNNNNNNNNNNNNNNNNNNNNNNNNNNNNNNNNNNNNNNNNNNNNNNNNNNNNNNNNNNNNNNNNNNNNNNNNNNNNNNNNNNNNNNNNNNNNNNNNNNNNNNNNNNNNNNNNNNNNNNNNNNNNNNNNNNNNNNNNNNNNNNNNNNNNNNNNNNNNNNNNNNNNNNNNNNNNNNNNNNNNNNNNNNNNNNNNNNNNNNNNNNNNNNNNNNNNNNNNNNNNNNNNNNNNNNNNNNNNNNNNNNNNNNNNNNNNNNNNNNNNNNNNNNNNNNNNNNNNNNNNNNNNNNNNNNNNNNNNNNNNNNNNNNNNNNNNNNNNNNNNNNNNNNNNNNNNNNNNNNNNNNNNNNNNNNNNNNNNNNNNNNNNNNNNNNNNNNNNNNNNNNNNNNNNNNNNNNNNNNNNNNNNNNNNNNNNNNNNNNNNNNNNNNNNNNNNNNNNNNNNNNNNNNNNNNNNNNNNNNNNNNNNNNNNNNNNNNNNNNNNNNNNNNNNNNNNNNNNNNNNNNNNNNNNNNNNNNNNNNNNNNNNNNNNNNNNNNNNNNNNNNNNNNNNNNNNNNNNNNNNNNNNNNNNNNNNNNNNNNNNNNNNNNNNNNNNNNNNNNNNNNNNNNNNNNNNNNNNNNNNNNNNNNNNNNNNNNNNNNNNNNNNNNNNNNNNNNNNNNNNNNNNNNNNNNNNNNNNNNNNNNNNNNNNNNNNNNNNNNNNNNNNNNNNNNNNNNNNNNNNNNNNNNNNNNNNNNNNNNNNNNNNNNNNNNNNNNNNNNNNNNNNNNNNNNNNNNNNNNNNNNNNNNNNNNNNNNNNNNNNNNNNNNNNNNNNNNNNNNNNNNNNNNNNNNNNNNNNNNNNNNNNNNNNNNNNNNNNNNNNNNNNNNNNNNNNNNNNNNNNNNNNNNNNNNNNNNNNNNNNNNNNNNNNNNNNNNNNNNNNNNNNNNNNNNNNNNNNNNNNNNNNNNNNNNNNNNNNNNNNNNNNNNNNNNNNNNNNNNNNNNNNNNNNNNNNNNNNNNNNNNNNNNNNNNNNNNNNNNNNNNNNNNNNNNNNNNNNNNNNNNNNNNNNNNNNNNNNNNNNNNNNNNNNNNNNNNNNNNNNNNNNNNNNNNNNNNNNNNNNNNNNNNNNNNNNNNNNNNNNNNNNNNNNNNNNNNNNNNNNNNNNNNNNNNNNNNNNNNNNNNNNNNNNNNNNNNNNNNNNNNNNNNNNNNNNNNNNNNNNNNNNNNNNNNNNNNNNNNNNNNNNNNNNNNNNNNNNNNNNNNNNNNNNNNNNNNNNNNNNNNNNNNNNNNNNNNNNNNNNNNNNNNNNNNNNNNNNNNNNNNNNNNNNNNNNNNNNNNNNNNNNNNNNNNNNNNNNNNNNNNNNNNNNNNNNNNNNNNNNNNNNNNNNNNNNNNNNNNNNNNNNNNNNNNNNNNNNNNNNNNNNNNNNNNNNNNNNNNNNNNNNNNNNNNNNNNNNNNNNNNNNNNNNNNNNNNNNNNNNNNNNNNNNNNNNNNNNNNNNNNNNNNNNNNNNNNNNNNNNNNNNNNNNNNNNNNNNNNNNNNNNNNNNNNNNNNNNNNNNNNNNNNNNNNNNNNNNNNNNNNNNNNNNNNNNNNNNNNNNNNNNNNNNNNNNNNNNNNNNNNNNNNNNNNNNNNNNNNNNNNNNNNNNNNNNNNNNNNNNNNNNNNNNNNNNNNNNNNNNNNNNNNNNNNNNNNNNNNNNNNNNNNNNNNNNNNNNNNNNNNNNNNNNNNNNNNNNNNNNNNNNNNNNNNNNNNNNNNNNNNNNNNNNNNNNNNNNNNNNNNNNNNNNNNNNNNNNNNNNNNNNNNNNNNNNNNNNNNNNNNNNNNNNNNNNNNNNNNNNNNNNNNNNNNNNNNNNNNNNNNNNNNNNNNNNNNNNNNNNNNNNNNNNNNNNNNNNNNNNNNNNNNNNNNNNNNNNNNNNNNNNNNNNNNNNNNNNNNNNNNNNNNNNNNNNNNNNNNNNNNNNNNNNNNNNNNNNNNNNNNNNNNNNNNNNNNNNNNNNNNNNNNNNNNNNNNNNNNNNNNNNNNNNNNNNNNNNNNNNNNNNNNNNNNNNNNNNNNNNNNNNNNNNNNNNNNNNNNNNNNNNNNNNNNNNNNNNNNNNNNNNNNNNNNNNNNNNNNNNNNNNNNNNNNNNNNNNNNNNNNNNNNNNNNNNNNNNNNNNNNNNNNNNNNNNNNNNNNNNNNNNNNNNNNNNNNNNNNNNNNNNNNNNNNNNNNNNNNNNNNNNNGGCGAAATCCTGCCCCCGCAACCACCGACACTTGACGCCCCGGTTCGAAAGAGCCGGGGCGTTCGTGCGTCTGGGTTTTGCTCATCTGAGCGGCCCCCTCGCAGACAGCCAGGACACCGGCCAACTCGCCGTGCAGGTCGGCGTCCAACCCCGCTCCGGCAGGGGAGGGCGTCAGCACGACGCGCTCGATCATGATCCGCACCATCTCCATCGCCTCGGCGCTGTCCTCGCCGCCAGCAAGAGCGGCCTCCAGCGCTTCCACCTTGCGGCGGTAGAGGTCCGACAGCTGGGGGTGCAGCAGGACCGACGGCAGGTCCGCATCGGGCTCCTCGGCCGCGGCGAGCAGCCGGGCCTTGTCCGCCTCCAGGATGGTCAGGCGCTCCTTCATCGACTCGTGGTACAGCCCATCCTCGATCGCCTTCAGGATGCCGGCGATCTTGCGCTCGACGGCCGTCAGCTCGCGCTCGCGCGTGCGGCGGTTGGCTTCGCGGTCGGCCGTTGCCGCTTCGACGCCGGCACGGAAGCTGTCGACGAACTCCCGGACCAGCTCGGGCGCCAGCAGGCGCTCTTTCAGCCCGGTGAGGACCCGCCGCTCGATGTCAAAGCGGCTGATGGTGCGGTCGTTGGCGCAATTGCCCTTGCGGCGGCGACCACCGCAGCCATAGAGCTCCTTGCCCATGATGGTGTAGCCGGCGCCGCAGCACCCGCAGGTCAGCAGCCCCGACAGCAGAAACTTGCGCCGGTGCGCCCGGTTCAGCGCGTTTCCCTGATCGTCGCGACTGATGTCGAAGCTGATCGATGCCTGCCGCTCCTTGACCCGCTCCCACAGTGCCGCGTCGACGATGCGCAGCTCCGGCACCTCCACCACCTCCCATGCCTCTGGCGGGTTGGGCCGCGCAACCCGCTTACCGGTTTCCGGATCCTTGACGTAGGAGCAGCGGTTCCATTCCAGCCGGCCGGCATAGATCGCGTTGTTCAGGATCCCGGTGCCGCGCTCGACCTGACCGCGGATGGTGGTGTCCTGCCAGAGCCGGCCCTCCGGACCGGGCACGCCGTCGGCGTTGAGGCGCTTGGCGATGGCGCGCGGGCTGGCACCGTCGGCGAACAGCCGAAAGATGCGCTGGACGACTTCGGCTTCGGCCGGGTTGATCCGCCGCTTGCCACGACCCTCAGCGTCGCCCTCCAGCACGTCATAGCCGAAGGCCTTGCCGTCCGGCATGCGGCCAGCCATGGCGCGGCCGAGCTGGCCGCGGCGGGTCTTGTCCGCCAAGTCCCTCAACGCGACCTGCGCCATCATGCCCATGACGGCGACGTGGATGGTGGTGATTTCGCCGAGCTGGGGGGTGAACAGCCGCACGCCGTAGAAAGCGAGGCGGTCCTGAAGGTCGGCGGTGTCGGCAAGGCGACGGCCGAGGCGGTCGATTGCCTCGCACAGCACGATGTCGAAGCGGCGCTGTCCGGCCTCGCGCAGCAGCTTCTGGAAGGCGGGACGGTGACGGCTGGCGCCGCTGAGGGCGGCATCGCTGTAATGGTCGACGACGGTCCAGCCCTGGCGCTCGGCATAACGCCGGCACACCTCGATCTGGTCGGCGATGGAGGCTTCGCGTTGCTGGTCGCTGGAGTAGCGGGCGTAAATGACGGCGCGCATGATGGGGATCCTACGGGCGCTCGCCGCGGACGGCGCGGCGCAGGTGGGTGATGTGGTCGGTGAGGGTGGCCTGATAGCGGCGGCTGGCCTCCAGCCCCTTGGCCATCGTGTAGTGGCGCTCACTGGTCCGCAGCGTGCTGTGGCCGAGCAGCGCCGCCGTCAACCGAGCACCCTGCGGGTCGTCGAGGGCGATGCTGGTCGCGGCGCAGTGGCGCAGCAGGTGCGGGTTGATCCGTTCGCCGAGGATGGCTGGGGTGGCGCGATCGAAGCGGCTGGAGACGCCGTTGAGGGTCATCGGCAGCCCCTCGCGGGTGATCCACAGGGCATCATAGGCATGGCCTTGCAGCAGCTGCGGCCGGTGGTGGTTGAGGTAGCGCGCCATGTGGGGCGCCAAGCTGGCCGGCAGCGGGAAGTTCATCGGACCGCCGCATTTGAGGTCCTCGCGTTCCAGCTGGATCAGGAAGCCGTCGGAGGTCGGCCGGAGATGCTGGCCCACCCGCAAACCTGCCAACGTGCGGCGGCGGATCGGCCGTGAAATGGTGAGGGCAAACATCAGGGCGTCGCGGAAGCCGGTGGCATGGGCGAACGGCCGGGCTTCGGGCTTGTCTTCGATTCCGGCAAGGGCGGCGAGGGCGCGCTGGTAAAGGTCGGCAGCGTGGCGGATGCGCGGCGCGATCGGACGCCGGTTGGCAGCGCCGCGCTTAAGGCGACCGGCGGTGCGGCGCAGCCACCCCCAATCGGCGTCGGGCGCCAGGGCCGGCATGATGGCGGCGAGCTGGTCGATGGTGGTCCACAAGGACAGCGGAGCGAGGGTCGGACGCAACAGGTCGATGTAGCTGCGCACCATGTCCGGCGTCACGCGATCACCAGGGGCGGCATCCGGCGTCAGCAGACCCTGCTGGTCGAGGCAGGTGAGCCAGCGGCCATAGTTGGCGCCGCGGCTGCGACGGGTGGCCGGTGCCCAGTCGGCGGCGGCACCGGCGTCATCCAGCGGCCCGCCAGCTTCGCAGGCGGTTTGCCACAAGGCGCGGTCCTGCTCAGGCCACGCGCTGACCGGCATGCTGCGGCGGTCGATGGTCGCGGAGGTCTTGCTCATCGCCTCAGCGCCCCACGACCTTGCCGCGGAGTGAGCTGGTGCGCTCGAGGATGTTGGCGTCATAGCGGGCGACCGCGGCGGCGGTGTCCTGGCCGGTGTAGTAGGTCACCGTCGTATCGGTGGAGCGATGGCCGAGGAGCTGGCGCGACAGCTCGTAATTGCCGGGATCGAACTGCTGGCTGAGCTTGCCAGCGAGGTGGCGGAACAGGTGCGGATTGACGGCGAGGCCGGTGTGGTCGCGCACCGCCCGCTCGATTTGCGCCGTCAAAGCGGTGATGTGCTTGCAGCCGCCATCGCGTCCGGGGAACAGCAGGCCGCTGGCGTCCGACGTCAGCAACGGATGATAGCGCGTCATGAAGTGGTCGATCATCCGCACCAGCGGCTCCGGCAGCACCGCCTCGATCGGCTGGCTGGTCTTGGTCTCCTCCGCCGGGATGACGAGATGGACGAGGGCGTGACGGCCGGAACGGCTGCGACAGAGATGGCGATGGACGTCCAGCCGCAGCAGGTTGAGGCGGCGCAACGGCACCAGCAGCAGAATCTGCACCGCCACCGCGGTCTGCGCCATCAGGGCTTCCCGGCGGCTGGGCGCCGCCACGCGGTCGGCCTTGTCCATCAACCGCTCCGGCAGGGTGAGCAGGGCCAGCAGGTGCTTGGGATCGTCGAAGGCGCGCAGGCGGGCGCGGTTCTTGTCGGTCATGCCCTTGTGGCGGCTGCCG
Above is a genomic segment from Azospirillum humicireducens containing:
- a CDS encoding recombinase family protein; translation: MRAVIYARYSSDQQREASIADQIEVCRRYAERQGWTVVDHYSDAALSGASRHRPAFQKLLREAGQRRFDIVLCEAIDRLGRRLADTADLQDRLAFYGVRLFTPQLGEITTIHVAVMGMMAQVALRDLADKTRRGQLGRAMAGRMPDGKAFGYDVLEGDAEGRGKRRINPAEAEVVQRIFRLFADGASPRAIAKRLNADGVPGPEGRLWQDTTIRGQVERGTGILNNAIYAGRLEWNRCSYVKDPETGKRVARPNPPEAWEVVEVPELRIVDAALWERVKERQASISFDISRDDQGNALNRAHRRKFLLSGLLTCGCCGAGYTIMGKELYGCGGRRRKGNCANDRTISRFDIERRVLTGLKERLLAPELVREFVDSFRAGVEAATADREANRRTRERELTAVERKIAGILKAIEDGLYHESMKERLTILEADKARLLAAAEEPDADLPSVLLHPQLSDLYRRKVEALEAALAGGEDSAEAMEMVRIMIERVVLTPSPAGAGLDADLHGELAGVLAVCEGAAQMSKTQTHERPGSFEPGRQVSVVAGAGFR
- a CDS encoding tyrosine-type recombinase/integrase codes for the protein MSKTSATIDRRSMPVSAWPEQDRALWQTACEAGGPLDDAGAAADWAPATRRSRGANYGRWLTCLDQQGLLTPDAAPGDRVTPDMVRSYIDLLRPTLAPLSLWTTIDQLAAIMPALAPDADWGWLRRTAGRLKRGAANRRPIAPRIRHAADLYQRALAALAGIEDKPEARPFAHATGFRDALMFALTISRPIRRRTLAGLRVGQHLRPTSDGFLIQLEREDLKCGGPMNFPLPASLAPHMARYLNHHRPQLLQGHAYDALWITREGLPMTLNGVSSRFDRATPAILGERINPHLLRHCAATSIALDDPQGARLTAALLGHSTLRTSERHYTMAKGLEASRRYQATLTDHITHLRRAVRGERP